From the Micromonospora lupini genome, one window contains:
- a CDS encoding NUDIX domain-containing protein yields MEQVSSRVVYRNPWMTVREDVIRHPDGSPGIYGVVEKADSALVLPRWARGFWLVEQYRYPVGRRAWEFPQGSWSSGGNGEPVELARQELAEETGLAAEEMSHLGHLFEAYGFSTHGFDVYLATGLSEGAPDREISEQDMQHRAFTDEEIEQLIVSGQLVDAPSLAALTLYGLRSTRG; encoded by the coding sequence ATGGAGCAGGTGAGCAGTCGAGTCGTCTATCGCAACCCGTGGATGACGGTCCGAGAGGATGTCATCCGGCACCCCGATGGAAGCCCAGGAATCTACGGGGTGGTGGAGAAGGCCGACTCCGCCCTGGTGCTGCCTCGGTGGGCTCGCGGATTCTGGCTGGTGGAGCAGTACCGCTACCCGGTTGGTCGACGCGCGTGGGAGTTCCCTCAGGGTAGCTGGAGTAGCGGCGGCAACGGCGAACCAGTGGAACTCGCTCGACAGGAATTGGCGGAGGAGACGGGGCTTGCCGCCGAGGAGATGTCCCATCTCGGGCACCTGTTCGAGGCATACGGCTTCTCGACCCACGGCTTCGATGTCTACCTCGCGACCGGCCTGAGCGAAGGCGCTCCCGACCGCGAGATCAGCGAACAGGACATGCAGCATCGGGCCTTTACCGATGAGGAGATTGAGCAGCTGATAGTCAGCGGGCAGTTGGTCGACGCGCCCTCCCTTGCCGCGCTCACGCTGTATGGCCTTCGGTCTACTCGCGGGTGA
- a CDS encoding helix-turn-helix domain-containing protein: MEPTIGEHLARIRRESTLTQEQLAEQAAVSVETIKKLEQGVRKSARIPTLRKLARALGVPTSALMGSAAHAQAMREPHAEPLGLVGIRRALAPARGLDGQPVGPRPPVDGDLPVEHVRNLIADANRAYHANDYATVISSVPLVLATADALVERSGAGDDGQVALGIASYAYQLAGRLLIQLRQLDLAHIALDQAGTYARAADDQVAGASATAHLCWLLLRTGRIAEVEDLAARTADTVEPRLSTATPRALAAWGVLLLKGAAAAARNAREDDARSMLTLAAAGAGQLGDRLTQPDDPADRFFVDVAGNDFSGSGVQLMRVETAVIASQPDRALDLAREVTDSPQVTPSSRQRHRLDVAWSYVETGRPADATAVLMQLRDVAPAWLRQQRYAREIVQSIADGRRRAMSADLAALTSLMDRQV; the protein is encoded by the coding sequence ATGGAGCCGACCATCGGCGAGCACCTCGCTCGCATCCGCCGCGAGTCCACACTGACCCAGGAGCAGCTCGCCGAGCAGGCTGCGGTCAGCGTCGAGACCATCAAGAAGCTGGAGCAGGGCGTGCGTAAAAGCGCCCGCATCCCTACCCTGCGCAAGTTGGCCCGCGCCCTCGGCGTCCCCACCTCGGCGCTGATGGGCTCCGCCGCCCACGCCCAGGCGATGCGCGAACCGCACGCCGAGCCGCTCGGCCTCGTCGGGATCCGCCGCGCCCTCGCGCCCGCCCGCGGCCTCGACGGCCAGCCCGTCGGCCCCCGCCCGCCCGTCGACGGCGACCTGCCGGTGGAGCACGTCCGCAACCTGATCGCCGACGCCAACCGCGCCTATCACGCCAACGACTACGCCACCGTCATCAGCAGCGTCCCCCTGGTCCTCGCCACCGCCGACGCGCTGGTCGAGCGGTCCGGCGCCGGCGACGACGGCCAGGTCGCCCTCGGCATCGCCTCCTACGCCTACCAGCTCGCCGGCCGGCTCCTCATCCAGCTGCGCCAGCTCGACCTCGCGCACATCGCCCTGGACCAGGCCGGCACCTACGCGCGGGCCGCAGACGACCAGGTCGCCGGAGCGAGCGCCACCGCGCACCTGTGCTGGCTGCTGCTGCGTACCGGCCGGATCGCCGAGGTGGAGGATCTCGCAGCCCGCACCGCCGACACCGTCGAGCCGCGACTGTCCACCGCGACGCCCCGCGCGCTGGCCGCGTGGGGGGTGCTGCTCCTCAAGGGCGCTGCCGCCGCGGCCCGTAACGCCCGCGAGGACGACGCCCGGTCGATGCTGACTCTCGCGGCCGCCGGCGCCGGGCAGCTCGGTGACCGGCTGACCCAGCCTGACGACCCGGCCGATCGGTTCTTCGTCGACGTCGCCGGCAACGACTTCTCCGGCAGCGGCGTGCAGCTGATGCGGGTGGAGACGGCGGTGATCGCGTCCCAGCCGGACCGGGCCCTGGATCTCGCCCGGGAGGTGACCGACTCCCCGCAGGTGACCCCGTCGTCGCGGCAGCGGCACCGCCTCGACGTGGCGTGGTCGTACGTGGAGACCGGCCGGCCGGCGGACGCCACTGCGGTGCTGATGCAGTTGCGGGATGTCGCGCCGGCGTGGCTGCGGCAGCAGCGGTACGCGCGGGAGATCGTCCAGTCAATCGCTGACGGTCGGCGGAGGGCGATGTCGGCTGATCTTGCGGCGTTGACGTCGCTGATGGACCGCCAGGTCTGA
- a CDS encoding winged helix-turn-helix domain-containing protein, with protein sequence MSPDQEQVGRHEVAEILRARIRSGQLRPGDRIPSERDLSQTYDVSPITARAAVQQLRNEGLAEAVRGRGVVVRAGVEPEPVMVEVGAWVSARNPTPEERRMYGVPEGVPLLVVTHPDGLQDLYAAHRYRLTFRAD encoded by the coding sequence GTGAGCCCGGATCAGGAGCAGGTCGGCCGGCACGAGGTGGCCGAGATCCTGCGCGCCCGGATCAGGTCTGGGCAGCTCAGACCGGGTGACCGGATACCGTCCGAAAGGGACCTCAGCCAGACGTACGACGTCAGTCCCATCACTGCCCGGGCGGCTGTGCAGCAGCTCCGAAACGAGGGCCTGGCCGAGGCGGTGCGCGGCCGCGGCGTCGTCGTTCGTGCAGGTGTCGAGCCGGAGCCGGTGATGGTCGAGGTGGGGGCGTGGGTGTCCGCGCGAAACCCGACGCCGGAGGAACGTCGGATGTACGGGGTGCCCGAGGGCGTGCCGCTGCTGGTCGTGACGCACCCGGACGGGTTGCAGGATCTGTACGCGGCACATCGGTACCGGCTGACCTTCCGGGCGGACTGA
- a CDS encoding DUF397 domain-containing protein codes for MSQLKFVRPNRCDNSGPNCVEVAVDADLNRVVRNSQRPGEQVKFDQGEWATFVASVQAGQTF; via the coding sequence ATGTCCCAGCTCAAGTTCGTACGCCCGAACCGGTGCGACAACTCCGGCCCGAACTGCGTGGAGGTCGCCGTCGACGCCGACCTCAACCGGGTCGTCCGGAACTCGCAGCGGCCGGGCGAGCAGGTCAAGTTCGACCAGGGCGAGTGGGCGACGTTCGTCGCCAGCGTGCAGGCCGGCCAAACCTTCTAA
- a CDS encoding carboxypeptidase-like regulatory domain-containing protein codes for MTRKALRILGAVAVATMVAITGLTGPAGAASSAGLDGVVVDKVTGAPVSGAGIVIQQQDGSGWNFTNSDSQGRFAFPDTAAGQYIVQVMADGYVEQWLNGHQNQWEADPITVPATLRVPLMPIQYGSVAGRVVSSTGAAIANVNVQLRRGSNSVADTGTDSKGRYRFDHVETGSTYTVQFTFPSGQVLFNGGANSEYEAQPLTVSATQTTQVNLTRPPVGHLTVRALDAVTRKPVVNFCWYPQEGPLNFHTTCSDDTGRARLRDLPVGTYRGGGYDPNKVYANALFGPTEVVEGRTVSTTVLLVKSVHLRVDFVDAVTGDPVDGACVTLADPVRADVGQNGQCGSSVEYDTLFAEDAFRLFVAPYDGTHGAQWVSTTGVGTGDPAAARVFRPAAGEHVQVTAKLDAGGTVAGVVKDAATGNGVRSVCPTATAPPSSYGPSANSYCTDDDGRYSITMLGPYEWKLAFPAYGGQHAWTWSGNAPNRASATPVRVVAGQSTTLDVSLVATGTISGTVTVPAGQCVTCVTIQAVDASTGDYAGVSPRVRADGTFTMTGLNSQDIRLYYSVGDDLVEYPTRLRTKAGEAVTGVAIVVPAA; via the coding sequence ATGACGCGTAAGGCGCTGCGCATTCTCGGCGCAGTAGCGGTCGCCACAATGGTGGCCATCACGGGCCTGACCGGCCCGGCCGGCGCAGCCAGCTCCGCTGGCCTGGACGGCGTTGTGGTCGACAAGGTGACGGGTGCCCCGGTCTCCGGCGCCGGAATCGTCATCCAGCAGCAGGACGGCTCCGGCTGGAACTTCACCAACAGCGACTCGCAGGGGCGGTTCGCCTTTCCGGACACGGCAGCCGGCCAGTACATCGTGCAGGTCATGGCCGACGGCTACGTCGAGCAGTGGCTCAACGGCCACCAGAACCAGTGGGAGGCGGACCCCATAACGGTCCCCGCCACCTTGCGCGTCCCGCTCATGCCCATTCAGTACGGCAGTGTCGCGGGTCGGGTCGTCAGCAGCACGGGTGCCGCCATCGCCAACGTCAACGTTCAGTTGCGGCGCGGCAGTAACTCGGTGGCCGACACAGGTACTGACTCGAAGGGGCGCTACCGCTTCGACCATGTCGAGACCGGTTCCACCTACACGGTGCAGTTCACCTTCCCCAGTGGTCAGGTCCTGTTCAACGGTGGGGCCAACTCAGAGTACGAGGCCCAGCCGCTGACCGTCTCCGCCACCCAGACGACGCAGGTCAACCTCACCCGACCACCTGTGGGGCACCTGACGGTACGGGCGCTCGACGCGGTCACCCGCAAGCCCGTCGTCAACTTCTGCTGGTACCCACAGGAGGGTCCGCTCAACTTCCACACCACCTGCTCGGATGACACCGGCCGGGCCCGGTTGCGCGACCTGCCGGTCGGTACGTACCGCGGCGGCGGCTACGACCCGAACAAGGTCTATGCCAACGCCCTGTTCGGCCCGACCGAGGTGGTCGAAGGCAGGACGGTGAGCACCACGGTCCTGCTGGTCAAGTCCGTGCACCTGCGCGTCGATTTCGTGGACGCGGTGACCGGTGACCCCGTTGACGGCGCCTGTGTCACGCTGGCCGACCCCGTCCGCGCCGACGTCGGCCAGAACGGGCAGTGCGGTTCGTCTGTCGAGTACGACACTCTCTTCGCCGAAGACGCGTTCCGGCTCTTCGTGGCGCCGTACGACGGGACGCACGGGGCTCAATGGGTGTCCACGACCGGCGTCGGGACGGGTGACCCTGCTGCGGCCCGGGTCTTTCGACCGGCGGCCGGAGAGCACGTCCAAGTGACCGCCAAGCTGGACGCTGGGGGAACGGTCGCCGGTGTGGTCAAGGACGCCGCGACCGGCAACGGCGTGCGGAGTGTCTGCCCGACGGCCACCGCGCCGCCGTCCTCGTACGGCCCGAGTGCGAACTCGTACTGCACTGACGACGACGGCCGATACAGCATCACGATGCTGGGCCCCTACGAGTGGAAGCTCGCATTCCCTGCGTACGGCGGCCAGCACGCGTGGACCTGGTCGGGGAATGCCCCCAACCGGGCCTCCGCCACCCCGGTCCGGGTCGTCGCCGGGCAGAGCACCACCCTCGACGTCAGCCTGGTCGCCACGGGCACCATCAGCGGCACGGTCACCGTGCCCGCGGGCCAGTGCGTCACGTGCGTGACCATCCAGGCGGTGGACGCGTCGACCGGTGACTATGCCGGCGTCAGCCCGCGGGTCCGGGCTGACGGGACGTTCACGATGACGGGCCTCAACTCGCAGGACATCAGGCTCTACTACAGCGTCGGGGACGACCTCGTCGAGTATCCGACCCGGCTGCGTACCAAGGCGGGCGAAGCGGTGACCGGCGTCGCGATCGTCGTTCCGGCAGCCTGA